The nucleotide sequence CAAATACAAATACGGACAAAGCCccctactactaatacaactaagggtaggcaacaccacatgtgatgatgatgatggtgatgatgatgatggtaatgatgatgatgatggtggtgatgatgacgatggtaatgatgatcatgatggtgatgatgatgatgatgttgatgatgacgatggtaatgatgatcatgatggtgatgatgatgatgatgatgatggtgatggtggtgatttACATCAAATGTGTTAGTGTAGAATTGGTCATATCTGGTTTGACTATGAAAATGTAGAACATGTTGACGACAATTAAAAGTATTACAAAGTGAGAAGCAACTGTTGAACATTTCATTCACCAAGTATGTTATTTGGACCTTCACACCACAGAGTTTCATAATTATCTCCAGCTGGTGTTTTGTATAAATGACCACTGAACAAAAGGTAATATTGCAGACTGTGCCTTTATTTAAAACAATCTCATATGCTGAAAGCCTCTCCAATGTATTCTCTCCTAAAATGTAGCCATCACCGCTTTATGGAACACAGGAAGGGAAGTTTCAACCAGCAGGGGGCATCATTCTGGCGGTGGGATGCTGGgaaagagagaaacacagaaaggTAGGTATTGTATCTATGTTGGTTTTATAAATATGTAGCTAATAAAGTAACAAATTCCCTTTAAGATGCATTTTACAACTATCCAAATGTTTGATGTATAATGAGAGGGAGAGTACTCTGGTGACAGCATTGTACCTCCGTAGTTCATCTCCATGCAATGCTCCCGGCCGTTCGTGTTGTCCTTCACAACACCATGGTTGGAATTAGAGGGTTGCCCCGGGGCCCAGTTCTGGTAGTTAAACCTGGACCCGTCAATCCACAGCCAAAGACCCTCCTACAGAGCACACAGGAGGATGCATCACCAGCACACAGTAAACACTATATATCTACACTGTAATTACtgtctttaaaggggcaatctgggaatTGGAAAATATCTAATTGGCAACCCACCACTGTTTGGGTAAATAGCTGAGGGataggcctggagaaatgtaaccactctcagattcctagacagagctatggatgccaggactgaccatctatgagatcatcatgatttaacCATGGcttgaagctatacagtgtttgtaatATCAGAAAACAAACTGATATGAGGGTTGAGGCACCACTAGGCCTTTATAGATGGAATTCATCAAGAATCAATGCATCCTATATGTTTCATGAGGGTTGAACAGACCTTGATGGCATCATTGGCTCCAATCCAGGTGCGCTGCGCTTTCTTGGTACTCTTCTTGATGACAGACTGAAGAAAATGATACTGGGGAAGGCTGTGCACTGATGCCAGATTACCTCCCAAGAGCAAACATttcctctgagagagagagagagagagagagagagagagagagagagagagagagagagagagagagagagagagagagagagagagagagagagacagagagagacgagagagagagagacagacaagaagggagagagagagacggggagagagggagagagagaaagaggagagagagagagagagagagacagagagagagagagagagagagagagagagagagagagagagagagagagagagagagagagagagacagagaaagagaggagagagagagaattaaacaGAGGTAGAATGTAAGGGTAAACAGAAGGACTAGCACATCATGTTATAGTTTCTCAACCCTGTTGAACACAGACTAAACCTACAGAGTCAACTGCAACAATGTATGGCCACCAGACAGGGATGGAGATAGCATCCCAGCTAGCCCAAGGCTAGTGCTTTTCAGACCAGGCTTGTAGAAAATGTTTCCAACTAGCCCAAGATGCAGGTCAATTATTGTCTTTTCCATTATCACATAGCACATTTTGGACCCTGGCTAGTAGAAATTGCGGTCTACCAGCCCGGCTGGCCAGTGTCCAAAATCCTTAAATAAGCAGATGATCTCTCATTAAACCATCAATACTTAAAATCACCcacacagctgatctcaattATCTACAGCAAACGTCCAGGTACCTCTGCCTTTGGCCATGTGGTCACGAGGGGGACATAGTGATAGCAGTGTTTCTTATAACTGGGCCAGCCATGTGGGCAGACTCTGCGATGACACCCTGTAGGGGGGAGAGATCACATTAAATAACATTATGAAATGGTTAGTTCCCACCAGacaatctgattggtcaaaagtgcGTTCCAACTGTGATGTTACTTAACAAAACCCCATGGCTAACCacctgttgttgaaaaatgaCCGATTCACTTTGAGTCCATTATATCTGCAATAAGTAACTTTTTGGCGACCTGactaaattcacatagaaatgtgagttatggaTCTATCATTCTCATTGAagtcaagtctaagaagcagtatatctgttctatgtgcgctatttctatgcttctatTCTTAAATTTCGTTTttttgtcttttactttcggttttgtatgaCGGCTTCaagcagctgaaaatacaatgtttttggttatggaaaatatatttcacagtggttaagatgttacaatgattctctacactttgCTTGCTTGTTTTATCACATAAACTGAAAGTTTTATCGGTTGGCAGTTTGCATATCAGGTTCTCCATAATATGTTTCTCACCTTTCGGAGGAGAAATGTGTTCCTCCGAGGAAGAATGATGATGCTGATCCTTGGGAGGAGAAATGTGTTCCTCCGAGGAAGAATGATGATGCTGACCTTTCGGAGGAGAGCTGTGTTCCTCCGAGTCAGAATGATGATGCCAATCCTTAGGAGGAGAACTGTGTTCCTCCGAGTCAGAATGATGATGCTGACCTTTCGGAGGAGAAATGTGTTCCTCCGAGTCAGAATGATGATGCTGACCTTTCGGAGGAGAAACGTGTTCCTCCGAGTCACAGCGTTTACCCCGATCATGCCGATCCCCTACAACAaaagagagacaaggacagaGGGAAGATTGAGACATGCTTTTTTTAAAGACTTGGGTCTCGattcaatctgtaaagctgaagcgttacagattacGTGATAGAAAATTAAAAGTAATTTCAGATTGCAGCGTtaaccgtgaatgcagtctctgctaaagagggaacattgcctttaaatttcaatcactctGTAAAGCTGAAcgatgcggattgaatagagccctagatCAGTTTCAGAACTATGAAGCCACAACAGACCTGTATAGAATTATATTTTAGTGAATACAGGGGGAGCCCCAACCAGGAACCTGGGTCCAGTGACctaggtcactaggtgttgtgttaaggtcaCTAAAACCTTTGATCAGAATAACTCTGCTACCCCTTGCATCTCCCAGAGCAAAGAGAGCGCTGAGAAGCAGAAGAGTGGTCAACATCGCCATGGTGATagtctcctgagagagagagacagagagagagagagagagagagagagagagagagagagagagagagacagagcagagagagagaggagagagagagagagagagagaagagagagagacagagagagagagagagagagagagagacagagagagagagagagagagagagagagagagagagagagagagagagagagagagagagagagagagagagagagtgagagagagagagagagagagagagagagagagagagagagagagagagagagagagagagagagagagagagagagagagagagagagagagagagagagagagagagagagagagagagagagagagagagagagagagagagagagagagaaagagagagagagagtgagagattacagacagagacagacacacagacaacaagacaacaagaCAGTCAAAGAGAGAAGCCGTCAATACCAATTCAGTGAGTACTTCAGAGATTAGGGGAGTGCAGTGTTCCCCTAACCTGTAGTTGAGTACACTGTTAGAAAAAAAGgtgatatctagaacctaaagggTGTTCTTTGACTGTcaccataggagaaccatttgaagaaccctttttggttccaggtagaaaccttttttatttatttatttttaattttaatttaacctttatttaaccaggtaaaccagttgagaacaggttctcatttacaactgcaactgcaacccaaaagggttctacctggaacctaaagggttctacctggaacctaaagggttctcatatggggacagctgaagaacccttttggaaccctttattCCAAGTGGACCTCCAGCCATTCCACTTATCAGATGTGTTCCAGTACTTTCACATCAGAGCAGATTCAACTAATGAACGGCTTGGTGATTAGCTGGATCAGCTGTGCTTGTACTGGAAGAT is from Coregonus clupeaformis isolate EN_2021a unplaced genomic scaffold, ASM2061545v1 scaf2027, whole genome shotgun sequence and encodes:
- the LOC121562780 gene encoding galactose-specific lectin nattectin-like — translated: MIGVNAVTRRNTFLLRKDWHHHSDSEEHSSPPKGQHHHSSSEEHISPPKDQHHHSSSEEHISPPKGCHRRVCPHGWPSYKKHCYHYVPLVTTWPKAERKCLLLGGNLASVHSLPQYHFLQSVIKKSTKKAQRTWIGANDAIKEGLWLWIDGSRFNYQNWAPGQPSNSNHGVVKDNTNGREHCMEMNYGASHRQNDAPCWLKLPFLCSIKR